Proteins encoded by one window of Lathyrus oleraceus cultivar Zhongwan6 chromosome 1, CAAS_Psat_ZW6_1.0, whole genome shotgun sequence:
- the LOC127080763 gene encoding calmodulin-binding receptor kinase CaMRLK — protein sequence MKLFYMFLMNLLLFITLAESSSSCNIENQNLISKAFQSVSGFNSSLFQTRGLFICSKGENEINIINLPSKNLTGNISWRYLRNMTALEFLDLSENHLQGQVPNWFWKTTSSSLLTVNLSKNRFGGSIAFQMKPFSSSLQNLNLSNNRFTNQVHLSSFQNLKILDLSNNNLNALPSGLQNLTKLNHLDLSNCNIKGNIKPISHLTSLSSLNLSNNTLNGTFPSDFPPLNNLTFLNISNNNFKSSSPLYKLIKRFGKSSFIHAGNNFDSNNNLNASKTPNIHSKSNLPHYHHHQQQQQLHLKKTKQKHKHKSKSKTKIIIIATVSSVSTFILVVLSILAIFGYRKKKQQAKKNKWAISISKPVMGLTTTLKSGPFEFETESGTSWVADLKEPSSAAVVMFEKPLMNITFVDLMTATSYFGKDSQLAEGRCGPVYRAVLPGDIHVAIKVLENARDVDHDDSVATFVDLSQLKHPNLLPLSGYCIAGKEKLVLYEFMSNGDLGRWLHELPTGETNVEDWSTDTWEIQNGVGSRTSSPEKMGWPTRHRIAIGVARGLAFLHHAGSKPVVHGHLVTSNVLLADDFEPRIADFGFRKFGQQCPPNCCTETDVYCFGVVLMELLTGKPGTAETVVWVRKLVREGHGVRALDDRIKLGGGDSESQMVESLRVAYLCTAESPGKRPTMQQVLGLLKDIHPRARLD from the exons ATGAAACTCTTTTACATGTTCTTGATGAATCTCCTATTGTTTATTACTCTTGCAGAATCATCATCTTCATGCAACATTGAAAACCAGAATCTTATATCAAAGGCTTTCCAATCTGTCTCTGGATTCAACTCTTCATTGTTCCAAACAAGAGGCTTATTCATCTGTTCTAAGGGTGAGAATGAGATTAACATCATAAACCTTCCATCCAAAAACCTTACCGGAAACATCTCATGGAGATACCTAAGAAACATGACAGCCTTAGAGTTTCTCGATCTCTCCGAAAATCATCTACAAGGCCAAGTCCCAAACTGGTTCTGGAAAACTACTTCATCAAGTTTATTAACAGTGAATCTCTCCAAAAACAGATTCGGTGGAAGCATTGCATTCCAAATGAAACCCTTTTCATCGTCACTACAAAATCTCAATCTCTCAAACAACAGATTCACAAACCAGGTTCATCTTTCGTCTTTTCAAAACCTTAAAATCCTCGACCTTTCCAACAACAACCTCAACGCTTTACCTTCAGGACTTCAAAATCTCACGAAACTTAACCACCTCGATCTCTCAAACTGTAACATCAAAGGAAACATAAAACCCATTTCCCATCTCACCTCACTCTCTTCCTTAAACCTCTCAAACAATACCTTAAACGGCACTTTCCCTTCTGACTTTCCACCTCTCAACAACCTTACATTCCTCAACATCTCAAACAACAACTTCAAATCTTCATCTCCATTATACAAACTAATCAAAAGATTCGGAAAATCATCATTCATTCACGCAGGTAACAATTTCGATTCCAACAACAACCTCAACGCATCCAAAACACCAAACATTCATTCAAAATCAAACCTACCACACTAccaccaccaccaacaacaacaacaactccACTTGAAAAAAAccaaacaaaaacacaaacacaaGTCAAAATCAAAAACCAAGATTATTATTATCGCAACAGTTTCCTCAGTTTCAACATTCATTCTTGTCGTATTATCCATATTAGCAATCTTCGGTTACAGAAAGAAAAAACAACAAGCAAAAAAGAACAAATGGGCAATCTCAATTTCAAAACCAGTGATGGGATTAACAACAACCCTCAAATCAGGACCGTTCGAGTTTGAAACCGAATCCGGAACATCATGGGTGGCTGATCTGAAAGAACCATCTTCTGCAGCAGTTGTAATGTTTGAGAAACCATTGATGAACATTACGTTCGTTGATCTCATGACTGCCACGTCATACTTTGGAAAAGATTCACAGCTTGCTGAAGGTAGATGTGGGCCCGTTTACCGTGCGGTTTTACCTGGTGACATACACGTGGCAATCAAGGTTCTTGAAAATGCGAGAGACGTTGATCATGATGACTCTGTTGCAACTTTCGTTGACTTGTCTCAGCTTAAACATCCCAATCTTTTGCCTCTCTCTGGTTACTGTATTGCAG GGAAGGAAAAGCTTGTTTTGTATGAGTTTATGTCAAACGGAGATTTAGGCCGGTGGCTACACGAATTACCGACGGGAGAGACTAACGTGGAGGATTGGAGCACCGATACGTGGGAGATTCAAAACGGCGTCGGTTCACGAACTTCTTCGCCGGAGAAAATGGGATGGCCAACGCGACACCGTATCGCTATAGGTGTCGCGCGCGGTCTAGCTTTCCTCCACCATGCAGGGTCAAAGCCCGTCGTCCACGGGCATCTAGTAACATCAAACGTCCTTCTCGCCGATGACTTCGAGCCACGGATAGCCGATTTCGGGTTTAGGAAATTCGGACAACAATGTCCTCCGAATTGTTGCACTGAGACGGATGTTTATTGCTTCGGTGTCGTGCTTATGGAGCTTCTAACAGGGAAGCCTGGTACGGCGGAGACGGTTGTTTGGGTGAGGAAGCTTGTGAGAGAGGGGCATGGAGTGAGGGCACTTGATGATAGGATTAAACTCGGTGGTGGTGACTCAGAGAGTCAAATGGTGGAGAGTCTCCGAGTTGCGTATCTTTGTACCGCTGAGTCGCCGGGGAAGAGGCCTACAATGCAGCAAGTTTTGGGGCTTCTCAAAGATATTCATCCTAGAGCTAGACTCGACTGA